The Fimbriiglobus ruber genomic sequence TTTCAGCCGACGATCAACGGCCAGACGTACTACGACAAGCCCGTCGGTTCGTACTGGCTGATCGTCGCAGCCTCATACTTAACCGGTGAAGTCGACGAAACCGCGGCCCGGCTCCCGGCGGCCGTCGCCGGGTGGGTGGGCGTGTTACTGGTCATGTGCCTCGGCGCGCGATTGTACGATGCCCGCACCGGCGTCTTTGCCGGCACGGTACTCGCCACCTGCTTCGGCTTCGCGTTCTACGCCCGCCGTGCGACCGCGGACGTGGAAACCGTCACCGGTGTACTCGCGGCCGTCTGGCTGTTCGCCCGCCACCGCGACCGCCCGCAGGGGCCGTGGGTTCTTCTCCTTTGGCTGGTGATGGCGGTCACGTCGCTGACGAAGGGGTTACTCGGTTTCGTACTGCCGCTCGCCGTCCTCGGCGTCTACGGTCTGTTGGTATCCGTACCGCGCGACCGCGGCCGGGTGGCGGGGTTTGCGGAACGTTACCGCTGGTTCTTTAACTGGTGGTCACTCGTTGCGGTTCCGCTCGCCGTGGCTGTGTACTTCGCGCCATTTCTGTTGTCCGAACGGCAAAGCGGATCGGCCGACGGGCTGGACATGGTCTTTCGCGAAAACGTGCGCCGGTTTTACGCCCCGCACAATCACACGGGGTCCGTTTACCTCTATGTGGGCGTGATCTTCGTTCTCGCGGCTCCGTGGTCGGCGTTCCTGCTCGCCGCACTCTTGCCGGGCAAGCAAAAGAGCGACGGCGACCGGCTCGCCCGGGCTTATTTCTGGGCGGTCTTCGTGTTCTTCACCCTCGCCTCGTCGCGGCGGAGTTATTACCTGCTCCCGGTCCTCCCGGCCGTCGCGTTACTCGTGGCGCGCGTTCTGACCGCACCTGTGGACGAACTTTTGCCCCTTGCCCGGCGACTCCGTGTCGTTGGATATGTGTTGTTCGGCTGTGTCGTGGTCGGGGCCGGCGTCCTCTTGCTGCCTCCGGCGAATTTACTCCCCGCGCCCTACGATCACTTGCCCGACTTGCCGGCGCGATGGGCTTACGCGACCGGCTGCGTCGCGAGCCCCATCGCCTTCGGCTGGTCGGTCGTCCGGGCGCGTCATCGGCTTCCTGCGGTCGTCGCCGCGATCACCTTCGCGGGACTGGCGTACGCACTGCTCGTGGCACTGCCGGCGGCCGACGAGTTCCGCACCCGCCGGACGTTCGCGGCCGAGGTCCGCGCGCGCGTTGCCGATGCCCCGGACCACCTCGCGCTCTACCACGCCCGCGACATCGCGTTTGACCTGAACCACCCGGTCCGCCTTCACGAGTACACCGCGCCGGACGAACTCACGGCGGCTCTTCGGGCGGGCACGGTGCGCTGGGTCATCGCGCGCCGCCGATACCTTGCCGGGCTCACTCTCCCGGCGGCCGTGCAATTCGAGGAAAAAGCTTACCCCTGGGACGGCACCGATCAGCTGGGAGATAAGATGGTGCTGCTGGAAGCCACGGGATCACATGAACGCTGACGCCTCAACGGCCCGCGGTTATACGTTCGGGCAATATGACCGACGGAAGCCGGAAAACAGTCGTAGAATGGCCTCATGGAACGTCTCAATAAATACTTGGCCCACGCGGGCGTCGGGTCGCGCCGCCACTGTGATTCGCTGATCGCGGCCGGGCGCGTCAAAATCAACGGCGTGCGCGTCACCGACCTCGGCATGAAGGTCGACCCCGACGCGCAAAAAGTGTTCGTGGACGACGAGCCCGTCCGCGTCGAGAAGCCGGTCTACTGGGTGGTCCACAAACCGCCCGGGTATCTGTGTACCAACCACGACCCCTCCGGTCGGCCGTTGGCCATGCACCTCATCCCGCACGTCGAACAGCGCGTCTACACCGTCGGGCGGTTGGACGAGGCGAGCGAGGGGATGTTACTGATGACGAACGACGGCGAACTTGCTCAAACGCTGATGCACCCGCGGTACGGTGTCGAGAAAACGTACCTCGTACTCGTGGCCGGCAAGCCGACCAAGGACGACCTCCAGCGACTACTCGACGGCGTCTGGCTGAGCGACGGGAAAGTCCGCGCGAAGTCGGTCCGGCGGATGAAGCCGCAGGGCGACAGCACCTGGATTCGGGTTGTTCTCTGCGAGGGGAAGAACCGGGAAATCCGGCGGATGCTCGCCAAACTCGGGCACAAGGTCTTGCGGCTGAAGCGCGTCGCCATCGGCCCGGTGTTACTCGACAAACTCCCGAAGGGGAAAGCCCGCAAGTTGAGTCTGCCCGAACTCACCGAGCTGAAAAAGTCCGCGGTTTCGGCCGAACGCCGGGTCGAGAAAGTGGCGGGCGAGGCCCGGCAAAATTCCGACGAGGCCGAGAGTCAGCCGGCGACAAAGCCCGTTCCTCCCAGGCATCCCGCTCCCGGGGCACCAGCCGGACGCCGGGAATTTGTGCCGAACCCCAACTCCGGCGGCAAACCGTCATCGGCCGGACCGCGGGTGTACGTACCCAAGCCCGCCGCGAAGAAATCGCCACTCGCGCGGCCCGGCCCCGGTAGGCCCGGCCCCGGTAGGCCGGCAGGCAGTCGGCCCGTCGGTGGACGCCCACCCGGAAAGAAGCCGTTCGGCCGTCCGCCGGGTCGGGGTGGCCCGGGTAAATAAGGACGGCGTTAGTCTTCCGAGGGCGTTGACACGATTGGGGCTGCCGACTTATCATGGTTGTGTTCCACGGGATGCTGCCCAGATGCTTCGGCTCGTTGTTACGGTATTGGTCGGGTTGCCGTTACTGCTCCTGCCGCCGGGCATGTGCATCTGCCGGGTTACGCCCCAATCGCTCGCCAAATTCGGAACCAGACTCGCTTCCCGTGCGAAGGTTCCCTTTGAAGCCTATTCCGTTTTCGCCGGTGTCACTGCCCAGCCCATTCCGGAAAGAGACGACCCCACCGAACACAATCCGGGCTGCCCCGCGATGTTTGGCGTGGCACCGGCCAAACTCACCGCGCCCGACCAGCTGAGTCTCGATCCGCCCGCGGCCGCGGCATTTGTCGCCGTCGCGTCGGTGGAAACGAATGTGGACTGGTGCCACACGTCCCTGCCGATCACGTTCGTGCCGATAGCTTCGCAACCGCTTTATGTGTACCACTGCGCGCTGTTGATCTAAATCACACCTCGTTTGCAAGTTCTTCTCCTTCCGTCGCACAGTTTTCCCACCTGACCTGACCCGCAGTGCCCACCCCTTTGGGGTGCCGACACGAGGTTTGCCGATGGGGTTTGATTCAAACCGCGCCGCGCCGCGCCCGGGAGCGCCGGAGCCGCGACTGACCCGGTTATGGGCTCACGCCAGGGGTGCCCTTTCGACCCTGACGGTGACGTCCATGCTCGGCGGGCTCGCGTATTGGGGGCATGCGTCCGAGTGGACTTTTGCCGTCAGCCCGGTGCCGCCGAAAAGTGATGACAAACCCGTGACCCCGGCCGCGGTCTGGACCACCAAAGTGGTCCAACGACCGGATACATCTGAGGGTACCGGTCCCTCTTTCTTTGGCGGACCCGTTGAGTCACCAGACGACGTCTGGGGGGCCGTGACCGGGCCGGTGGCCGTGGTCGGGCGGGACTGGCTCCGCGTACGTACCGCCCTCGCCGTCCGACCGCGGTCGGTAGGCGATACCC encodes the following:
- a CDS encoding ArnT family glycosyltransferase is translated as MLSAMPDDNLTRPVEIPDRKPGICSAEFVAACAVLVAAAVLFGGRLGDRGVVSEELRWAEVAREMRQTGNFFQPTINGQTYYDKPVGSYWLIVAASYLTGEVDETAARLPAAVAGWVGVLLVMCLGARLYDARTGVFAGTVLATCFGFAFYARRATADVETVTGVLAAVWLFARHRDRPQGPWVLLLWLVMAVTSLTKGLLGFVLPLAVLGVYGLLVSVPRDRGRVAGFAERYRWFFNWWSLVAVPLAVAVYFAPFLLSERQSGSADGLDMVFRENVRRFYAPHNHTGSVYLYVGVIFVLAAPWSAFLLAALLPGKQKSDGDRLARAYFWAVFVFFTLASSRRSYYLLPVLPAVALLVARVLTAPVDELLPLARRLRVVGYVLFGCVVVGAGVLLLPPANLLPAPYDHLPDLPARWAYATGCVASPIAFGWSVVRARHRLPAVVAAITFAGLAYALLVALPAADEFRTRRTFAAEVRARVADAPDHLALYHARDIAFDLNHPVRLHEYTAPDELTAALRAGTVRWVIARRRYLAGLTLPAAVQFEEKAYPWDGTDQLGDKMVLLEATGSHER
- a CDS encoding pseudouridine synthase, producing MERLNKYLAHAGVGSRRHCDSLIAAGRVKINGVRVTDLGMKVDPDAQKVFVDDEPVRVEKPVYWVVHKPPGYLCTNHDPSGRPLAMHLIPHVEQRVYTVGRLDEASEGMLLMTNDGELAQTLMHPRYGVEKTYLVLVAGKPTKDDLQRLLDGVWLSDGKVRAKSVRRMKPQGDSTWIRVVLCEGKNREIRRMLAKLGHKVLRLKRVAIGPVLLDKLPKGKARKLSLPELTELKKSAVSAERRVEKVAGEARQNSDEAESQPATKPVPPRHPAPGAPAGRREFVPNPNSGGKPSSAGPRVYVPKPAAKKSPLARPGPGRPGPGRPAGSRPVGGRPPGKKPFGRPPGRGGPGK